From the genome of Glycine max cultivar Williams 82 chromosome 2, Glycine_max_v4.0, whole genome shotgun sequence, one region includes:
- the F3H gene encoding flavanone 3-hydroxylase: protein MAPTAKTLTYLAQEKTLESSFVRDEEERPKVAYNEFSDEIPVISLAGIDEVDGRRREICEKIVEACENWGIFQVVDHGVDQQLVAEMTRLAKEFFALPPDEKLRFDMSGAKKGGFIVSSHLQGESVQDWREIVTYFSYPKRERDYSRWPDTPEGWRSVTEEYSDKVMGLACKLMEVLSEAMGLEKEGLSKACVDMDQKVVVNYYPKCPQPDLTLGLKRHTDPGTITLLLQDQVGGLQATRDNGKTWITVQPVEAAFVVNLGDHAHYLSNGRFKNADHQAVVNSNHSRLSIATFQNPAPNATVYPLKIREGEKPVMEEPITFAEMYRRKMSKDIEIARMKKLAKEKHLQDLENEKHLQELDQKAKLEAKPLKEILA, encoded by the exons ATGGCACCAACAGCCAAGACTCTGACTTACCTGGCCCAGGAGAAAACCCTAGAATCGAGCTTCGTTCGGGACGAGGAGGAGCGTCCCAAGGTTGCCTACAACGAATTCAGCGACGAGATCCCAGTGATTTCTCTTGCCGGAATCGACGAGGTGGATGGACGCAGAAGAGAGATTTGTGAGAAGATCGTGGAGGCTTGCGAGAATTGGGGTATATTCCAGGTTGTTGATCACGGTGTGGATCAACAACTCGTGGCCGAGATGACCCGTCTCGCCAAAGAGTTCTTTGCTTTGCCACCGGACGAGAAGCTTCGTTTTGATATGTCCGGCGCCAAAAAGGGTGGATTCATTGTCTCCAGCCATCTCCAA GGGGAATCGGTGCAGGACTGGAGAGAAATAGTGACATACTTTTCGTACCCAAAAAGAGAGAGGGACTATTCAAGGTGGCCAGACACGCCAGAAGGGTGGAGATCGGTGACTGAGGAATACAGCGACAAAGTAATGGGTCTAGCTTGCAAGCTCATGGAGGTGTTGTCCGAAGCAATGGGGTTAGAGAAAGAGGGTTTAAGCAAAGCATGTGTTGACATGGACCAGAAGGTGGTGGTTAATTACTACCCCAAATGCCCTCAACCTGACCTCACTCTTGGCCTGAAGCGCCACACGGATCCGGGCACTATCACCTTGCTGCTTCAGGACCAAGTGGGTGGACTTCAAGCCACCAGGGACAATGGCAAAACATGGATCACCGTTCAGCCTGTGGAGGCTGCCTTCGTCGTCAATCTTGGAGATCATGCTCAT TATCTGAGCAATGGAAGGTTCAAGAATGCTGATCACCAAGCGGTGGTGAACTCAAACCATAGCCGTTTGTCCATAGCCACTTTTCAAAACCCAGCACCAAATGCAACTGTTTACCCTCTGAAGATAAGAGAAGGAGAGAAGCCTGTGATGGAGGAACCAATCACTTTTGCTGAAATGTACAGGAGGAAGATGAGCAAGGACATTGAGATTGCAAGGATGAAGAAGCTGGCTAAGGAAAAGCATTTGCAGGACCTTGAGAATGAAAAGCATTTGCAAGAACTTGATCAGAAGGCAAAACTTGAGGCCAAGCCTTTGAAGGAGATTCTtgcttaa
- the LOC100780057 gene encoding naringenin,2-oxoglutarate 3-dioxygenase: MAPAAAKTLTYLAQQKTLESSFVRDEEERPKVAYNEFSDEIPVISLAGIDEVDGRRREICEKIVEACENWGIFQVVDHGVDQQLVAEMTRLAKEFFALPPDEKLRFDMSGAKKGGFIVSSHLQGESVQDWREIVIYFSYPKRERDYSRWPHKPEGWRWATEEYSEKLMGLAGKLMEVLSEAMGLEKEGLSKACVDMDQKVVVNYYPKCPQPDLTLGLKRHTDPGTITLLLQDQVGGLQATRDNGKTWITVQPVEAAFVVNLGDHAHYLTNGRFKNADHQAVVNSNHSRLSIATFQNPAPNATVYPLKIREGEKPVMEEPITFAEMYRRKMSKDLEIARMKKLAKENHLQDLENEKHLQELDQKAKLEAKPLKEILA, from the exons ATGGCACCAGCTGCAGCCAAGACTCTGACTTACCTGGCCCAGCAGAAGACCCTAGAATCGAGCTTCGTTCGGGACGAGGAGGAGCGTCCCAAGGTTGCCTACAACGAATTCAGCGACGAGATCCCAGTGATTTCTCTTGCCGGAATCGACGAGGTGGATGGACGCAGAAGAGAGATTTGTGAGAAGATCGTGGAGGCTTGCGAGAATTGGGGTATATTCCAGGTCGTTGATCACGGTGTGGATCAACAACTCGTGGCCGAGATGACCCGTCTCGCCAAAGAGTTCTTTGCTTTGCCGCCGGACGAGAAGCTTCGTTTTGATATGTCCGGTGCCAAAAAGGGTGGATTCATTGTCTCCAGCCATCTCcaa GGAGAGTCAGTGCAGGACTGGAGAGAAATAGTGATATACTTTTCGTACCCAAAAAGAGAGAGGGACTATTCAAGGTGGCCACACAAGCCAGAAGGGTGGAGATGGGCGACTGAGGAATACAGCGAGAAGCTAATGGGTCTAGCTGGGAAGCTCATGGAGGTGTTGTCCGAAGCAATGGGGTTAGAGAAAGAGGGTTTAAGCAAAGCATGTGTTGACATGGACCAGAAGGTGGTGGTTAATTACTATCCCAAATGCCCTCAACCTGACCTCACTCTTGGCCTGAAGCGCCACACGGATCCGGGCACCATCACCTTGCTGCTTCAGGACCAAGTGGGTGGACTTCAAGCCACCAGGGACAATGGCAAAACATGGATCACCGTTCAGCCTGTGGAGGCTGCCTTCGTTGTCAATCTTGGAGATCATGCTCAT TATCTGACCAATGGAAGGTTCAAGAATGCTGATCACCAAGCGGTGGTGAACTCAAATCATAGCCGTTTGTCCATAGCCACGTTTCAAAACCCAGCACCAAATGCAACTGTTTACCCTCTGAAGataagagagggagagaagccTGTGATGGAGGAACCAATCACTTTTGCTGAAATGTACAGGAGGAAGATGAGCAAGGACCTTGAGATTGCAAGGATGAAGAAGCTGGCTAAGGAAAATCATTTGCAGGACCTTGAGAACGAAAAGCATTTGCAAGAACTTGATCAGAAGGCAAAACTTGAGGCCAAGCCTTTGAAGGAGATTCTtgcttaa
- the LOC100781666 gene encoding calcium-dependent protein kinase 28 isoform X3, translating into MGACFSATKVSGSNGNGVNVNKKRRGTTKKPKSETAKANPQRHKAASSRHVPCGKRTDFGYKKDFNQRYSLGKLLGHGQFGYTYVGIDKANGDRVAVKRLEKSKMVLPIAVEDVKREVKILKALTGHENVVQFYNAFEDDSYVFIVMELCEGGELLDRILAKKDGRYTEKDSAVVVRQMLKVAAECHLHGLVHRDMKPENFLFKSIKEDSPLKATDFGLSDFIKPGKKFHDIVGSAYYVAPEVLKRKSGPQSDVWSIGVITYILLCGRRPFWDKTEDGIFKEVLRKKPDFHRKPWPTISNAAKDFLKRLLVKDPRARLTAAQGLSHPWVREGGEALEIPIDISVLSNMRQFVKYSRMKQFALRALAKDLPWKLKESRVLEILQAIDSNTDGLVDFREFVAATLHVHQLEEDSDKWQQLSQAAFEKFDIDKDGYITTEELRMHTCLRGSVDPLLEEADIDKDGKISLPEFRRLLRTASMSSKNVSSPSVHRRRRF; encoded by the exons ATGGGAGCCTGCTTTTCCGCCACCAAAGTAAGCGGCTCGAACGGCAATGGCGTCAACGTCAACAAAAAGCGCAGGGGGACCACGAAGAAGCCGAAATCAGAGACGGCGAAGGCGAATCCCCAACGGCACAAGGCGGCAAGTTCGCGCCACGTGCCGTGCGGGAAGCGCACCGATTTCGGTTACAAGAAGGATTTCAATCAGCGTTACTCGCTCGGAAAATTGCTCGGACACGGCCAATTTGGTTACACTTACGTTGGAATTGACAAAGCCAATGGCGATCGCGTCGCCGTTAAGAGGCTTGAGAAGAGTAAG ATGGTTCTGCCTATTGCCGTTGAGGATGTTAAGCGAGAGGTCAAGATATTGAAAGCACTTACCGGCCATGAGAATGTGGTTCAGTTCTATAATGCTTTTGAAGATGATTCTTATGTGTTCATAGTTATGGA GTTGTGCGAGGGTGGAGAACTGCTAGATCGGATATTGGCCAA GAAGGACGGTCGTTATACTGAAAAAGACTCAGCGGTGGTTGTAAGGCAGATGCTCAAGGTTGCAGCTGAGTGTCATTTACATGGTTTGGTACACCGGGATATGAAACCAGAG aattttctttttaaatcaaTCAAAGAAGATTCACCTTTAAAGGCCACAGATTTTGGTTTGTCAGATTTCATAAAACCTG gaaAAAAGTTTCATGATATTGTTGGCAGTGCTTACTATGTTGCACCTGAAGTGTTAAAACGCAAGTCAGGTCCTCAATCAGATGTGTGGAGTATTGGTGTTATTACATACATATTGTTGTGTGGAAGACGCCCATTTTGGGATAAGACTGAGGATGGTATCTTCAAGGAG GTCTTACGTAAGAAGCCTGATTTTCATCGGAAACCATGGCCAACTATTAGTAATGCCGCAAAAGATTTTTTGAAAAGATTACTAGTAAAGGATCCTCGGGCGAGATTAACTGCGGCTCAAGGTTTAT CACATCCATGGGTTAGAGAAGGAGGTGAAGCATTGGAGATTCCTATTGATATATCTGTCCTCAGCAACATGCGGCAGTTTGTGAAATATAGTCGAATGAAACAATTTGCACTGAGG GCTCTTGCCAAAGATCTTCCTTGGAAATTGAAAGAATCACGTGTACTAGAGATATTGCAAGCG ATAGACAGCAACACTGATGGCCTAGTGGATTTCCGGGAGTTTGTAGCGGCTACATTACACGTGCATCAACTGGAGGAAGACTCTGACAAGTGGCAGCAACTGTCACAGGCTGCTTTTGAGAAATTTGACATAGATAAAGATGGCTATATTACTACGGAAGAACTTAGAATG CATACATGCTTGAGAGGCTCCGTTGATCCTTTGCTAGAGGAAGCTGATATTGACAAAGATGGAAAAATAAGCCTACCAGAGTTTCGTAGACTCCTAAGAACTGCAAGCATGAGTTCTAAAAATGTTTCAAGCCCATCTGTTCATCGGCGGCGGAGATTCTAG
- the LOC100781666 gene encoding calcium-dependent protein kinase 28 isoform X2, which produces MASTSTKSAGGPRRSRNQRRRRRIPNGTRRQVRATCRAGSAPISVTRRISISVTRSENCSDTANLVTLTLELTKPMAIASPLRGLRRMVLPIAVEDVKREVKILKALTGHENVVQFYNAFEDDSYVFIVMELCEGGELLDRILAKKDGRYTEKDSAVVVRQMLKVAAECHLHGLVHRDMKPENFLFKSIKEDSPLKATDFGLSDFIKPGKKFHDIVGSAYYVAPEVLKRKSGPQSDVWSIGVITYILLCGRRPFWDKTEDGIFKEVLRKKPDFHRKPWPTISNAAKDFLKRLLVKDPRARLTAAQGLSHPWVREGGEALEIPIDISVLSNMRQFVKYSRMKQFALRTLASTLNEEELADIKDQFDAIDVDKNGSISLEEMRQALAKDLPWKLKESRVLEILQAIDSNTDGLVDFREFVAATLHVHQLEEDSDKWQQLSQAAFEKFDIDKDGYITTEELRMHTCLRGSVDPLLEEADIDKDGKISLPEFRRLLRTASMSSKNVSSPSVHRRRRF; this is translated from the exons ATGGCGTCAACGTCAACAAAAAGCGCAGGGGGACCACGAAGAAGCCGAAATCAGAGACGGCGAAGGCGAATCCCCAACGGCACAAGGCGGCAAGTTCGCGCCACGTGCCGTGCGGGAAGCGCACCGATTTCGGTTACAAGAAGGATTTCAATCAGCGTTACTCGCTCGGAAAATTGCTCGGACACGGCCAATTTGGTTACACTTACGTTGGAATTGACAAAGCCAATGGCGATCGCGTCGCCGTTAAGAGGCTTGAGAAGA ATGGTTCTGCCTATTGCCGTTGAGGATGTTAAGCGAGAGGTCAAGATATTGAAAGCACTTACCGGCCATGAGAATGTGGTTCAGTTCTATAATGCTTTTGAAGATGATTCTTATGTGTTCATAGTTATGGA GTTGTGCGAGGGTGGAGAACTGCTAGATCGGATATTGGCCAA GAAGGACGGTCGTTATACTGAAAAAGACTCAGCGGTGGTTGTAAGGCAGATGCTCAAGGTTGCAGCTGAGTGTCATTTACATGGTTTGGTACACCGGGATATGAAACCAGAG aattttctttttaaatcaaTCAAAGAAGATTCACCTTTAAAGGCCACAGATTTTGGTTTGTCAGATTTCATAAAACCTG gaaAAAAGTTTCATGATATTGTTGGCAGTGCTTACTATGTTGCACCTGAAGTGTTAAAACGCAAGTCAGGTCCTCAATCAGATGTGTGGAGTATTGGTGTTATTACATACATATTGTTGTGTGGAAGACGCCCATTTTGGGATAAGACTGAGGATGGTATCTTCAAGGAG GTCTTACGTAAGAAGCCTGATTTTCATCGGAAACCATGGCCAACTATTAGTAATGCCGCAAAAGATTTTTTGAAAAGATTACTAGTAAAGGATCCTCGGGCGAGATTAACTGCGGCTCAAGGTTTAT CACATCCATGGGTTAGAGAAGGAGGTGAAGCATTGGAGATTCCTATTGATATATCTGTCCTCAGCAACATGCGGCAGTTTGTGAAATATAGTCGAATGAAACAATTTGCACTGAGG ACATTGGCTAGCACACTTAATGAAGAAGAGTTGGCTGATATAaaagatcaatttgatgctATAGATGTGGACAAAAATGGTTCTATTAGCCTGGAAGAGATGAGACAG GCTCTTGCCAAAGATCTTCCTTGGAAATTGAAAGAATCACGTGTACTAGAGATATTGCAAGCG ATAGACAGCAACACTGATGGCCTAGTGGATTTCCGGGAGTTTGTAGCGGCTACATTACACGTGCATCAACTGGAGGAAGACTCTGACAAGTGGCAGCAACTGTCACAGGCTGCTTTTGAGAAATTTGACATAGATAAAGATGGCTATATTACTACGGAAGAACTTAGAATG CATACATGCTTGAGAGGCTCCGTTGATCCTTTGCTAGAGGAAGCTGATATTGACAAAGATGGAAAAATAAGCCTACCAGAGTTTCGTAGACTCCTAAGAACTGCAAGCATGAGTTCTAAAAATGTTTCAAGCCCATCTGTTCATCGGCGGCGGAGATTCTAG
- the F3H gene encoding flavanone 3-hydroxylase isoform X1 translates to MAPTAKTLTYLAQEKTLESSFVRDEEERPKVAYNEFSDEIPVISLAGIDEVDGRRREICEKIVEACENWGIFQVVDHGVDQQLVAEMTRLAKEFFALPPDEKLRFDMSGAKKGGFIVSSHLQDWREIVTYFSYPKRERDYSRWPDTPEGWRSVTEEYSDKVMGLACKLMEVLSEAMGLEKEGLSKACVDMDQKVVVNYYPKCPQPDLTLGLKRHTDPGTITLLLQDQVGGLQATRDNGKTWITVQPVEAAFVVNLGDHAHYLSNGRFKNADHQAVVNSNHSRLSIATFQNPAPNATVYPLKIREGEKPVMEEPITFAEMYRRKMSKDIEIARMKKLAKEKHLQDLENEKHLQELDQKAKLEAKPLKEILA, encoded by the exons ATGGCACCAACAGCCAAGACTCTGACTTACCTGGCCCAGGAGAAAACCCTAGAATCGAGCTTCGTTCGGGACGAGGAGGAGCGTCCCAAGGTTGCCTACAACGAATTCAGCGACGAGATCCCAGTGATTTCTCTTGCCGGAATCGACGAGGTGGATGGACGCAGAAGAGAGATTTGTGAGAAGATCGTGGAGGCTTGCGAGAATTGGGGTATATTCCAGGTTGTTGATCACGGTGTGGATCAACAACTCGTGGCCGAGATGACCCGTCTCGCCAAAGAGTTCTTTGCTTTGCCACCGGACGAGAAGCTTCGTTTTGATATGTCCGGCGCCAAAAAGGGTGGATTCATTGTCTCCAGCCATCTCCAA GACTGGAGAGAAATAGTGACATACTTTTCGTACCCAAAAAGAGAGAGGGACTATTCAAGGTGGCCAGACACGCCAGAAGGGTGGAGATCGGTGACTGAGGAATACAGCGACAAAGTAATGGGTCTAGCTTGCAAGCTCATGGAGGTGTTGTCCGAAGCAATGGGGTTAGAGAAAGAGGGTTTAAGCAAAGCATGTGTTGACATGGACCAGAAGGTGGTGGTTAATTACTACCCCAAATGCCCTCAACCTGACCTCACTCTTGGCCTGAAGCGCCACACGGATCCGGGCACTATCACCTTGCTGCTTCAGGACCAAGTGGGTGGACTTCAAGCCACCAGGGACAATGGCAAAACATGGATCACCGTTCAGCCTGTGGAGGCTGCCTTCGTCGTCAATCTTGGAGATCATGCTCAT TATCTGAGCAATGGAAGGTTCAAGAATGCTGATCACCAAGCGGTGGTGAACTCAAACCATAGCCGTTTGTCCATAGCCACTTTTCAAAACCCAGCACCAAATGCAACTGTTTACCCTCTGAAGATAAGAGAAGGAGAGAAGCCTGTGATGGAGGAACCAATCACTTTTGCTGAAATGTACAGGAGGAAGATGAGCAAGGACATTGAGATTGCAAGGATGAAGAAGCTGGCTAAGGAAAAGCATTTGCAGGACCTTGAGAATGAAAAGCATTTGCAAGAACTTGATCAGAAGGCAAAACTTGAGGCCAAGCCTTTGAAGGAGATTCTtgcttaa
- the LOC100781666 gene encoding calcium-dependent protein kinase 28 isoform X1, translating into MGACFSATKVSGSNGNGVNVNKKRRGTTKKPKSETAKANPQRHKAASSRHVPCGKRTDFGYKKDFNQRYSLGKLLGHGQFGYTYVGIDKANGDRVAVKRLEKSKMVLPIAVEDVKREVKILKALTGHENVVQFYNAFEDDSYVFIVMELCEGGELLDRILAKKDGRYTEKDSAVVVRQMLKVAAECHLHGLVHRDMKPENFLFKSIKEDSPLKATDFGLSDFIKPGKKFHDIVGSAYYVAPEVLKRKSGPQSDVWSIGVITYILLCGRRPFWDKTEDGIFKEVLRKKPDFHRKPWPTISNAAKDFLKRLLVKDPRARLTAAQGLSHPWVREGGEALEIPIDISVLSNMRQFVKYSRMKQFALRTLASTLNEEELADIKDQFDAIDVDKNGSISLEEMRQALAKDLPWKLKESRVLEILQAIDSNTDGLVDFREFVAATLHVHQLEEDSDKWQQLSQAAFEKFDIDKDGYITTEELRMHTCLRGSVDPLLEEADIDKDGKISLPEFRRLLRTASMSSKNVSSPSVHRRRRF; encoded by the exons ATGGGAGCCTGCTTTTCCGCCACCAAAGTAAGCGGCTCGAACGGCAATGGCGTCAACGTCAACAAAAAGCGCAGGGGGACCACGAAGAAGCCGAAATCAGAGACGGCGAAGGCGAATCCCCAACGGCACAAGGCGGCAAGTTCGCGCCACGTGCCGTGCGGGAAGCGCACCGATTTCGGTTACAAGAAGGATTTCAATCAGCGTTACTCGCTCGGAAAATTGCTCGGACACGGCCAATTTGGTTACACTTACGTTGGAATTGACAAAGCCAATGGCGATCGCGTCGCCGTTAAGAGGCTTGAGAAGAGTAAG ATGGTTCTGCCTATTGCCGTTGAGGATGTTAAGCGAGAGGTCAAGATATTGAAAGCACTTACCGGCCATGAGAATGTGGTTCAGTTCTATAATGCTTTTGAAGATGATTCTTATGTGTTCATAGTTATGGA GTTGTGCGAGGGTGGAGAACTGCTAGATCGGATATTGGCCAA GAAGGACGGTCGTTATACTGAAAAAGACTCAGCGGTGGTTGTAAGGCAGATGCTCAAGGTTGCAGCTGAGTGTCATTTACATGGTTTGGTACACCGGGATATGAAACCAGAG aattttctttttaaatcaaTCAAAGAAGATTCACCTTTAAAGGCCACAGATTTTGGTTTGTCAGATTTCATAAAACCTG gaaAAAAGTTTCATGATATTGTTGGCAGTGCTTACTATGTTGCACCTGAAGTGTTAAAACGCAAGTCAGGTCCTCAATCAGATGTGTGGAGTATTGGTGTTATTACATACATATTGTTGTGTGGAAGACGCCCATTTTGGGATAAGACTGAGGATGGTATCTTCAAGGAG GTCTTACGTAAGAAGCCTGATTTTCATCGGAAACCATGGCCAACTATTAGTAATGCCGCAAAAGATTTTTTGAAAAGATTACTAGTAAAGGATCCTCGGGCGAGATTAACTGCGGCTCAAGGTTTAT CACATCCATGGGTTAGAGAAGGAGGTGAAGCATTGGAGATTCCTATTGATATATCTGTCCTCAGCAACATGCGGCAGTTTGTGAAATATAGTCGAATGAAACAATTTGCACTGAGG ACATTGGCTAGCACACTTAATGAAGAAGAGTTGGCTGATATAaaagatcaatttgatgctATAGATGTGGACAAAAATGGTTCTATTAGCCTGGAAGAGATGAGACAG GCTCTTGCCAAAGATCTTCCTTGGAAATTGAAAGAATCACGTGTACTAGAGATATTGCAAGCG ATAGACAGCAACACTGATGGCCTAGTGGATTTCCGGGAGTTTGTAGCGGCTACATTACACGTGCATCAACTGGAGGAAGACTCTGACAAGTGGCAGCAACTGTCACAGGCTGCTTTTGAGAAATTTGACATAGATAAAGATGGCTATATTACTACGGAAGAACTTAGAATG CATACATGCTTGAGAGGCTCCGTTGATCCTTTGCTAGAGGAAGCTGATATTGACAAAGATGGAAAAATAAGCCTACCAGAGTTTCGTAGACTCCTAAGAACTGCAAGCATGAGTTCTAAAAATGTTTCAAGCCCATCTGTTCATCGGCGGCGGAGATTCTAG
- the LOC100781120 gene encoding DNA-(apurinic or apyrimidinic site) endonuclease 2, protein MKIVSYNVNGLRQRIAQFGSLRNLLNSFDADIICFQETKLRRQEVTADLVMADGYESFFSCTRTSQKGRTGYSGVITFCRVKSAFSSNEVVLPLAAEEGFTGLLGNSQTSNDKLPFLMEDLEEFSKDELLSLDSEGRCIITDHTHFVLFNLYGPRAGGDDTERIQFKQKFYRILQKRWESLLHQGRRIFVVGDLNIAPFAIDRCDAGPDFENNEFRKWFKSMLIENGGRFSDVFRAKHPDRREAYTCWSQNTGAEVFNFGSRIDHILFAGSCLHELDDLQCHSFIRCHVKECDILTQYKRCKPESTLSAHRWKGGHSVKLEGSDHAPVLMSLHEIPDVSLHSTPSLSARYVPMVHGIQQTLVSVLMKRQVSELMKSCEMAQEDIAMDGTCEREEPVNRAGSSTRSPNECHFPPSQDFEVSSILKPNKLSGGSSQESVSKSGSENKKSTTRQCNRSNKKARNGQWSQLSLRSFFQKSTNLDKGSSIKEVVNDSCTDYSNNNQAEPSQPSPRLQEIPTVCAHNGSPKQYELDTDTCDPDLAGPNGSSTKEEKSNVASLEWQRIKQLMQNSIPICKGHKEPCIARVVKKQGPNFGRRFYVCARAEGPASNPEANCGYFKWASSKSRNK, encoded by the exons ATGAAGATAGTGAGTTACAACGTGAACGGTCTGAGACAGCGCATAGCGCAGTTCGGGTCTCTCCGGAACCTGCTAAATTCATTCGACGCCGACATCATTTGTTTTCAG GAGACGAAACTGCGGAGGCAGGAAGTCACAGCGGATTTGGTCATGGCTGACGGATACGAATCGTTCTTTTCATGCACCCGCACCTCCCAGAAGGGCCGAACCGGCTATTCCG GTGTCATTACATTTTGTCGTGTAAAGTCTGCATTTTCGAGTAATGAAGTGGTGTTGCCGCTGGCAGCAGAGGAAGGGTTTACTGGTCTTTTGGGAAACTCTCAAACTAGCAACGACAAATTGCCATTCTTGATGGAAGATCTTGAGGAATTTTCAAAAGATGAGCTTCTAAGTCTTGATAGTGAGGGGCGCTGCATAATCACAGATCACACTCACTTTG TTCTTTTCAATTTGTATGGGCCCCGAGCTGGAGGTGATGACACAGAAAGGATTcagtttaaacaaaaattttacagGATATTACAG AAAAGATGGGAGTCTCTCCTGCATCAAGGAAGGAGAATATTTGTTGTTGGTGATCTCAATATTGCACCATTTGCAATTGATCGATGTGATGCCGGAcctgattttgaaaataacga gtttagaaaaTGGTTCAAATCAATGTTAATTGAAAATGGGGGTCGATTTTCTGATGTCTTCAGAGCAAAACATCCTGATAG AAGGGAAGCATACACCTGTTGGTCACAAAATACAGGTGCTGAAGTATTTAACTTTGGGAGTAGAATTGACCATATTCTATTTGCTGGTTCATGCTTACATGAATTGGATGACCTGCAATGCCATAGTTTTATAAGATGCCATGTCAAGGAATGTGATATTCTGACACAGTATAAACGGTGTAAGCCAGAAAGCACACTGAG TGCCCATAGGTGGAAGGGAGGGCATAGCGTTAAACTGGAAGGATCTGATCATGCTCCAGTTTTAATGTCTTTACATGAAATTCCTGATGTCTCTCTGCACAGTACTCCTTCCTTATCTGCTAGATATGTTCCCATGGTTCACGGCATACAGCAAACTCTAG TGTCAGTGTTGATGAAAAGACAAGTTTCTGAACTAATGAAATCATGTGAGATGGCACAAGAAGACATTGCAATGGATGGTACTTGTGAGAGAGAAGAACCAGTGAACAGAGCTGGTTCATCCACAAGAAGTCCAAATGAATGTCATTTTCCTCCAAGCCAGGATTTTGAAGTTAGTAGCATTTTGAAACCAAACAAACTTTCTGGAGGTTCTTCTCAGGAGTCTGTTTCTAAATCaggaagtgaaaataaaaaatcaacaacCAGGCAATGTAACAGATCCAACAAAAAAGCTAGAAATGGTCAATGGTCCCAGCTCTCACTTCGGTCATTTTTTCAGAAAAGTACAAATCTTGACAAAGGTAGTTCCATAAAAGAAGTAGTCAATGACTCATGTACTGATTACTCAAATAATAATCAGGCAGAACCCTCTCAACCAAGCCCTCGTTTACAGGAAATTCCAACAGTATGTGCTCATAATGGCAGTCCCAAGCAATATGAGTTGGATACTGATACATGTGATCCGGATTTAGCTGGACCAAATGGTAGTtccacaaaagaagaaaaaagtaatgTGGCTTCACTAGAGTGGCAACGAATAAAACAGTTGATGCAGAACAGTATACCTATTTGCAAGGGCCATAAGGAACCTTGTATTGCTCGGGTGGTGAAGAAACAAGGACCTAATTTTGGCCGCAGATTCTATGTTTGTGCCCGTGCTGAG GGCCCTGCATCTAATCCGGAAGCAAACTGCGGTTACTTCAAATGGGCTTCTTCAAAGTCTAGGAATAAATAA